In Nicotiana tabacum cultivar K326 chromosome 11, ASM71507v2, whole genome shotgun sequence, a single window of DNA contains:
- the LOC107818203 gene encoding uncharacterized protein LOC107818203, protein MPQRNLRDQENPTPTLRRSPRFTVAATEISDNEVHKNQIEVSKSSQKSSTRLRRSPRLSIVNLQNNGAVNSIERRVTRSSTRDPPVSEVLGYASADNSVEKRKGDLKNGPKIPTHAQETSKESLAGPSSEVAVCGKDDNGTVKKGTGLKRMRTNQGMEESSSANGWTNKQELALQNAYFAAKATPNFWKKVAKMVPGKSAKECFDKIHSDFMTPPQPQPRSRVKKMNTSSLSPCATKLLLSTGKTTKKLRYSKPKSHLSRKKVRQLLQKQNDVNRDKEADFFNVLESTDPTARAFCQNKEIFTPERNEEGLHYLRKCLERSSSAHKKHLSRLSGSSVAALTSPPVLKPIKNKVLHERYIDQLHCREAKRKAATSRSAKGRQNKNDHKDENIVRKMDVIKVAKNALISKARDAIDQFQNIQIHAMDIFNDDDDDDHDEIHNSDDDAEDV, encoded by the exons ATGCCCCAAAGAAACTTGAGAGACCAAGAAAACCCAACACCCACTCTGAGAAGATCTCCCCGGTTTACTGTTGCTGCTACTGAGATTTCTGATAACGAAGTCCACAAAAATCAGATTGAAGTCTCAAAAAGCTCACAAAAATCCAGTACTAGGCTGCGAAGGTCGCCAAGATTGAGCATTGTAAATCTGCAGAATAATGGTGCGGTAAATAGTATAGAGAGAAGGGTTACACGTAGTTCTACTCGGGACCCACCTGTCAGTGAAGTACTAGGCTATGCTTCCGCTGACAATTCAGTTGAGAAAAGAAAAGGTGATTTAAAGAATGGGCCAAAGATCCCTACACATGCTCAAGAGACTAGTAAAGAAAGTTTAGCTGGCCCATCATCTGAAGTTGCGGTTTGTGGAAAGGATGATAATGGCACGGTAAAGAAAGGCACGGGATTGAAGAGAATGAGAACTAACCAAGGAATGGAGGAGAGCAGTAGTGCTAATGGGTGGACCAACAAACAGGAGCTGGCATTGCAAAATGCTTATTTCGCGGCAAAGGCAACGCCTAACTTCTGGAAGAAAGTTGCTAAGATG GTGCCTGGAAAATCAGCAAAGGAATGTTTTGACAAGATACATTCGGATTTCATGACCCCACCTCAGCCTCAACCACGTTCAAGGGTTAAAAAGATGAACACATCATCACTTTCTCCTTGTGCAACTAAACTGCTCCTGTCCACGGGGAAAACCACCAAAAAGCTCAGATATAGCAAGCCGAAGAGCCATCTCTCACGGAAGAAAGTGAGACAACTACTGCAAAAGCAAAACGACGTAAATCGAGATAAGGAGGCAGACTTCTTCAATGTTCTTGAATCAACAGATCCAACTGCTAGGGCATTTTGCCAGAATAAAGAAATTTTCACCCCAGAGCGCAACGAAGAAGGTTTGCATTATCTTAGAAAGTGCCTGGAGAGATCCTCTTCGGCACATAAAAAGCACCTTTCCCGATTAAGTGGTTCATCAGTAGCAGCTCTTACCAGCCCACCAGTGCTAAAGCCAATTAAGAACAAGGTGCTACATGAGAGGTACATTGATCAGCTACATTGCAGGGAAGCAAAGAGAAAAGCAGCCACTTCAAGATCAGCAAAGGGTCGCCAAAATAAGAATGATCACAAGGATGAGAATATTGTCAGAAAAATGGATGTGATTAAAGTTGCAAAAAATGCTCTCATATCCAAAGCAAGAGATGCAATCGACCAGTTTCAGAATATACAGATACATGCTATGGACATCttcaatgatgatgatgatgatgatcatGATGAGATTCATAATTCTGATGATGACGCCGAGGATGTCTGA
- the LOC107764675 gene encoding uncharacterized protein LOC107764675: MSLISRLRHRLPGVLLRQSVRSNVADSCFITSSVFTRHFSQPARKEEEDKEEVEIDQRKLPADYDPATFDPTEHRSPPSERVWKLVDEVSGLTLVEVAELSSIIMKRLGMTEQPMVGVMKAGAAGLAAAAMKGPEAAKEEKKPEKTVFELKLESFDAAQKIKIIKEVRSCTELGLKEAKELVEKTPAIFKKGVSKEEGEQIIEKMKAVGAKVVLE, encoded by the coding sequence ATGAGTTTGATTTCACGTCTGAGGCATCGTTTGCCTGGTGTACTCTTGAGACAATCGGTTCGATCGAATGTAGCTGACTCCTGTTTCATTACCTCATCTGTGTTTACTCGACACTTTTCTCAGCCTGCCAGGAAAGAGGAGGAAGACAAGGAAGAAGTAGAGATTGACCAGAGAAAGCTTCCGGCTGATTATGATCCTGCAACTTTTGATCCTACTGAGCATCGTAGTCCTCCATCCGAGAGGGTATGGAAGCTTGTAGATGAAGTTTCAGGACTAACATTGGTTGAAGTTGCAGAACTGTCTTCCATTATTATGAAGAGGTTGGGTATGACTGAGCAACCAATGGTCGGTGTTATGAAGGCAGGAGCTGCTGGATTGGCAGCAGCAGCTATGAAGGGACCGGAAGCAGCcaaggaagaaaagaaaccagagaAAACTGTTTTTGAACTTAAACTGGAATCATTTGATGCTGCTCAAAAGATAAAGATAATCAAAGAGGTCCGCAGTTGTACTGAGTTGGGACTCAAGGAAGCGAAGGAGTTAGTCGAAAAGACTCCTGCTATTTTTAAGAAGGGGGTGTCGAAAGAAGAAGGAGAACAAATCATTGAGAAGATGAAAGCTGTTGGAGCAAAGGTTGTTCTGGAATGA